From Cricetulus griseus strain 17A/GY chromosome 1 unlocalized genomic scaffold, alternate assembly CriGri-PICRH-1.0 chr1_0, whole genome shotgun sequence, a single genomic window includes:
- the Exosc9 gene encoding exosome complex component RRP45 → MKETPLSNCERRFLLRAIEEKKRLDGRQTYDYRNIRISFGTDYGCCIVELGKTRVLGQVSCELVSPKLNRATEGILFFNLELSQMAAPAFEPGRQSDLLVKLNRLLERCLRNSKCIDTESLCVVAGEKVWQIRVDLHLLNHDGNIIDAASIAAIVALCHFRRPDVSVQGEEVTLYTPEERDPVPLSIHHMPICISFAFFQQGTYLLVDPNEREERVMDGLLVIAMNKHREICTIQSSGGIMLLKDQVLRCSKIAGVKVAEITDLIQKALENDQKVRKEGGKFGFAESIANQRITAFKMEKASVDTSNIEEKAEEIIAEAEPPPEVVSKPVLWTPGTAQIGDGIENSWGDLEDSEKEEEEGGIDEAVILDDTKMDTGGVSDIGNQGAPIVLSDSEEEEMIILEPDKNPKKIRAQTTNAKEKAPSKSQVKRRKKKRTAN, encoded by the exons ATGAAGGAAACGCCGCTCTCCAACTGCGAACGCCGCTTTTTGCTTCGCGCCATTGAGGAAAAGAAG CGGCTGGATGGCAGACAGACCTATGATTACAGGAACATCAGGATCTCATTCGGAACAGATTATGGATGCTGTATTGTAGAACTTGGGAAAACAAG AGTTCTTGGACAGGTTTCCTGTGAACTTGTTTCTCCAAAACTCAATAGAGCAACAGAAGGTATTCTGTTTTTTAACCTTGAACTTTCTCAGATGGCTGCTCCAGCTTTTGAACCCGGCAG GCAGTCCGATCTCCTGGTGAAGCTGAATCGACTCTTGGAAAGGTGTCTAAGAAATTCAAAGTGTATAGATACTGAATCTCTCTGTGTTGTTGCTGGTGAAAAG GTTTGGCAGATCCGTGTAGACCTACATTTATTAAATCATGATGGAAATATTATTGACGCCGCCAGTATTGCTGCAATCGTAGCCTTGTGTCACTTCCGAAGACCGGATGTCTCTGTCCAAGGAGAGGAAGTAACACTG TACACTCCTGAAGAGCGGGACCCTGTGCCACTGAGCATCCACCACATGCCCATCTGTATCAGTTTTGCTTTCTTCCAGCAAGG AACATACTTATTGGTGGACCCCAATGAACGAGAAGAACGAGTAATGGATGGCTTGCTGGTGATTGCCATGAATAAGCATCGAGAAATTTGTACTATTCAGTCTAGTGGTGGGATAATGCTGCTCAAAGACCAG GTTTTGAGATGCAGTAAAATAGCTGGTGTGAAAGTAGCAGAAATTACAGATCTAATACAGAAAGCTTTGGAAAATGACCAGAAAGTTCG GAAAGAAGGTGGAAAGTTTGGCTTTGCAGAGTCTATAGCAAATCAAAGGATCACAGCATTTAAAATGGAGAAGGCCTCTGTTGATACCTCCAACATAGaggagaaagcagaagaaattATTGCTGAAGCTGAACCTCCTCCAGAAGT TGTTTCTAAACCTGTGCTGTGGACTCCTGGAACTGCTCAGATTGGAGATGGAATAGAAAACTCCTGGGGTGACCTTGAAGATtctgagaaggaagaggaggaaggtggcATTGATGAAGCTGTTATTCTTGATGATACAAAGATGGACACTGGAGGAGTTTCTGATATTGGAAATCAAG GTGCCCCTATAGTGCTGTCAGATAGcgaagaagaagaaatgatcaTTTTGGAACCAGACAAGAACCCAAAGAAAATAAG